Genomic DNA from Desulfurivibrio alkaliphilus AHT 2:
CATGGCTTTCTTCGATGGCCTGCTCGTGGACGATGATGCCCTCGGCGGAGCAACCGATCAGCGGCGCCCGGCCGCCAGCCTCCCGCACGGCGGCCACCAGTTTTTCCTGGGGGTAGCCGACGGTGGCAAACATCATCATAAAGTCGCAACGATCGATTCCGGCTTGGGCCATGGCGGCCTGAACGGCCTCACGCCCGGCCTCGGAGGGGTTACGATGAATACTTGTGCCGACTCCTGTGCGGGTGGTCATGGCTATTCCTTAAAAGTTATCGGTGAAGTTAGGGCTCAGGGGCGGCGGCCGCTTTATGCAGCAGCTTGTCGATCTTGCTTAGCAGCCGCCGCAGGTCGATGGGCTTGGTTTCAAATTCGTCACAGCCGATAGCCAGTGCCTTGCGCCGGTCGCTGTCCTGGGCGTGGGCGGTGAGGGCGATTATCGGCAGGGTGGCGGTCTCCCGCTGGGCCCTGAGGAGGCGGGTGGTCTCCCAACCGTCGAGTTCCGGCAGGCTGAGGTCCATCAGGATCAAGTCGGGAATGATGGCGGTGGCCATGCTCAAACCCTGGCGGCCGTCGACGGCCTCGAGCACCTCGAAGCCGCGTCGTCGCAGGCGCCGCGAGAGCATGTCCCGGTTCATTTCATTGTCTTCAACCAGTAGAATTTTGACCATGATTGCCCAGATCGGCTCCCAGCCCACGTTCTGTTTATGTTCTGTTAACCTTAGTAAATAATATTTATCGTTATCGAATGTCAAGAGTGCTTTTAATTAATTAGTAAAACACCTGTGCAGGCAAGTGCACCTTGACAGCCAGCCTTTGCGGTCACATAATTTAATTTGTAAATTTGCATGTAAGCCATGAAGCTGTCTGTTGATTTTTTGTGTTAAGGAGCGTGAAACCATGGATGAACGCAGCAAGCGCATCCTGCTGGAGAAGGGGATGAACCGCATGGCCCGGGAACTGGGACGGCGAGGAATAAACCCTATGGCGGGGGCTTGGTCGGTACCCACCGATATTTTTGAAACCGATCAAGAGTTTGTCGTCTGCCTGGAACTGGCCGGGGTCGATCCGACCGCCATTCAGGTAATCGCCGAGGAAACCCGGCTTACCGTCTCCGGAGAGCGAAAATACAACTTTCCTGCCGAGGTGCGGCGGGTGCATCAACTGGAAATTGAACGGGGCCATTTTGAAAAACGGATCTCTTTGCCCTGGCCCATTGATGTGGCGGCCGCCGGGACCGAATTCCGCCAGGGCTTCCTGGTAATTACCATGCCCAAACAGCGGCGGCGGGTAACCATTCCGGTATCGGCCGGATAGGCCGCGGCGCTTGCGCCGCCCTGTGATTATCATTAACCAACGGTGAAACAAGATGACCGATGACAAAAAAGATATGGAACAGCCCGAGGCTGAACGGGAAATTGTAAACGAGCCGCAAGAGAGCCCGGAACAGAAGGGTAAAAAGAACAATCCGGCCAACCTGCCGGTGCCGGAAGAACTGCCGGTATTGCCGCTGCACGGTTTTGTCTTTTTCCCCGGCATGGGCTTTCCCATGCAGATCAGCCACCCCTCCTCGCAGCAACTGGTTGATGAAACCATCATCAAAGACCGGCTGGTGGCGGTGGTGACCCATCGCCGGCTGGAAGAGGAAGAGGATGAAACCGCCAGGCCCTCCGAGGCCCTGCCGGAAATCCCCGCTACCCCCAAGGGTGAAAACCTTTATTCCATGGGGGTGGTGGGTTACATGCACAAGTTGATCAAGTCCGACGACGGGGTCTACCAGGTTCTGATCAGCGCGGTTAAAAAACTGCGGATTGTGGAATACACCCAGCACACCCCTTATCTGCAAGCCCGGGTGGAGGTGGTGCCCATGGAAGAGAGCATGGACCAGGAAAGCGAGGCCATGCTGCTCAACATCCGCAACCAGTTCAAAAAAATGGCTGACCTGGGCGGGGTGCCCAAGGAGCTGGGGATGACCGTGGCAGCGCTGACCAACCCCTTTTACATCGCCTACCTGGTCGTTTCTCAGGTTGGCTTGAGCATGGAAGAGGAAGAAGCGGTCCTGGAGATCGAAGACCTCAAAGCGCTGCTCAACCGGGTGGGCCATGAATTGAACAAAAAGCTTGAGACCCTGGAGATGAGCCACAAGATCCAGAAAGGGATCAAGCAGGACATGGATAAAAAACAGCGGGAGTTTTTCCTTCGCGAACAACTCAAGGCTATCCGCAAGGAGCTGGGCGAAGATGATGAGAACATTGACTTAAAAGATCTGCGCGAACGCCTGGAGGCGTCCGACTTACCGGAAGAACCCAAAAAAACGGCGGAAAAGGAGCTGGACCGGCTTAACCGTATCTCCCCCTCATCCCCGGAATACACGGTTTCCCGCACTTATCTGGACTGGCTCATCGACCTGCCCTGGCAGACCTGCACCGAGGACAACCTGGATCTCAAACGGGCCCAGGAAGTGCTGGATGCCGATCATTACGGTCTGGATGACATCAAGAAGCGAATCATCGAGTTTTTGGCGGTGCGCAAACTCAAGCATGACATGCACGGCCCCATCCTCTGTTTTGCCGGTCCGCCGGGGGTGGGCAAGACCTCTTTGGGGCAGTCCATTGCCCGCAGCATGGGGCGCAAATTCGTGCGCATCTCGCTGGGCGGGGTGCGGGACGAAGCGGAGATCCGGGGCCATCGGCGGACCTATATCGGCGCTTTGCCCGGCCGCATCATTCAAAGCCTGCGCAAGGCCGGCTCCTGTAATCCGCTTTTCATGCTGGATGAAATCGACAAACTGGGGATGGATTTCCGTGGCGACCCCTCCTCGGCCCTGCTTGAGGTGCTGGACCCGGAACAGAATTTCTCCTTTTCCGACCACTACCTGGAGATTCCCTTCGATCTCTCCCGGGTAATGTTCATCACCACCGCCAACCTGCTGGATAATATTCCCGGCCCCCTGCGGGACCGCATGGAGGTGATCGAGCTTTCCGGTTACACCGAAGAGGAGAAGATGCACATCGCCCGGCGCCACCTGGTGCCCAAGCAGTTGGAAGCCCACGCCATCAGCGAGGATGACCTGCGTTTAAGCGACCAGGCCCTGGCCGGGATAATCCGTTCCTACACCCGGGAGGCCGGGGTACGTAACCTGGAACGCAAGATCGGCGGAGTCTGCCGGGGGGTGGCCAGAAAAATCGTGGAAGGGCACAGCGGCTTAATCGAGGTCGGTCCCGACGACCTGGCCGAGTACCTGGGCCCGCCCCAGTTTTTTTCGGAAAGCAAGGCCCGCACCTGGGGGCCGGGGTTGGCCACCGGCCTGGCCTGGACCCCGGTGGGCGGCGATCTGCTCTTTATCGAAACCGCCCGGATGAAGGGCAAGGGCAACCTGAGTTTAACCGGCAAGCTCGGCGAGGTGATGAAGGAGTCGGCCAATGCGGCTCTTACCTATATCCGCTCGCATACCGACAAACTGGGGCTGGATGAAAAGATTTTCGCCGACAACGACCTCCATGTCCATGTCCCCGAAGGGGCAATCCCCAAGGACGGCCCCTCGGCCGGGGTGGCGATGGTGGTTTCCCTGGCCTCTCAGCTCATGGGTCGCCCGGTGCGCCGGGAAGTGGCCATGACCGGCGAGATCACCCTGCGGGGCGATGTTTTGCCGGTGGGCGGCATCAAGGAAAAGGTGCTGGCGGCGGTGAGGGCCGACATCAGCGAGGTTATTCTGCCCAAGCTCAACGAAAAGGATCTTACCGAGCTGCCGGAAAGCGCCAGAAAGAAGGTGAAGTTCCACCTGGTGCACGATATCAACGAGGCCTTGGAGAAGGCCTTGGAGCCGGACGACTAAAGTAGCGGGCGGTGATTGCGCCACAACAGGGCAAGCGGATCGGCATGATAGCCGGCCCGCTTGCCCCGGCAAAAGCTTCAAGCGGCCGGCTTTTCCTGGTAAAAATGCACGTCCCGCTGGGGGAATGGAATGGTGATCCCTTCGGCGTCAAAGGCCTTTTTGACCTTTTCCTGCATATCCCAGTAATAGGGCCAGAGATCATCGGTGGGCACCCAGGCCCGCACGATGAGGTCCACCGAGCTGTCACCCAGGCCACCGACACAGATCCGGGGCTCCGGCTCGGCCAGGGAGCGTGGGTCTTCCTCCACCAGGCGTCGGCAAATTTCCTTGGCCTGGTCGATGTCATCGTCGTAATGGATGCCGAAGGTCATGTCGCAGCGGCGTTTGTCGTAAATGCCTACATTGACCACGGCGGAGTTGGCCAGGCTGCCGTTGGGAATTACGATGCGCCGATTGTCGAAGGTGTTGACCACGGTATAGAGGATCTGGATCTCCGCCACCGCCCCCAGGAAACCCTGGGCCTCGATGGTGTCGCCGACCTTGAAGGGCTTGAAGATCAGGATCAGTACCCCGCCGGCAAAGTTGGCCAGGCTGCCCTGCAGCGCCAGCCCCACCGCCAGGCCGGCGGCACCGATAACGGCAATGAACGATGTGGTGGCCACACCGACCATGGAGGCCACGGAAATCAGCAGCAGAATCTTCAGGGTAACCCCGGCGAAGCTGCAGAGAAATTTGACCAGGGTGGGGTCTTTGCTTTCAAGTTTCCGCGCAAGCAGATTTACCAGCCGATTGATCAGCCAAAGGCCGACCAGCAGAGTCGCCAGGGCCAGCACGATTTTGGGTGCAAAGGACAACGTCATCTCCATGAACTGCTGCAGCAACTGGCCGGCCTGATCGCCGGTTCCGAAAAAATCGTCCATGACTAAACCCTCGAGAGAAATATTTTGCAGATAACTCCGCCCAAACCAGCCAAGTTTGCTCCTGCTGCCGGTGCTGAAAAATCAGGATCCTGCCTTCCCATAGCGGTTGCGCTTTTGCTTGTCAACCTTAACTCCCCGCATTACCCGGTGGTGGCCCGCTGATGCCATATCGCTTGCTGCTGCCACTGCTTTTTGCCGTTTTTACCGCTCTGCTGGGAATCGGCATCATAGTGCCGGTGATGCCGGTGTTTGCCACCAGCCTGGGGGCCAGCGGCCTGGCCCTGGGGTTCATCATCGCCTCTTTTTCCATTACCCGCGGGGTCTGTCAGCCGGTGGTGGGGATCCTTTCCGATCGCTGGGGGCGCAAAGGGTTCATGCTGGCCGGGCTGCTGGTCTTCGGCACCGTCGGTCTGCTGATCCCCCTGGCTACCTCGGTGGAGAACCTGGTACTGATCCGGGCCTTGCACGGGGTGGGCTCGGCGATGATCGTGCCGGTGGCCATGGCTTACGTTAGTGATCTGGCGCCCATGGGGGAAGAAGGACGCTACATGGGGTTGCTTAACTCCGCTATTTTTGCCGGGATCGGCAGCGGCCCGCTGCTGGGCGGTATCTTCACCGACCTCTGGGGCATGGCGGCGGCCTTTCATGCCATGGCCGCTTTAAGTTTTCTTGCCCTGGTGCTGGTCTTGCTGCAGGTGCCGGCCATGGCCGTTGACCCCGAACGGGCCGGCAACGGGGACGGGCTGTTCACCGCCATGGCTAAAATGCTGGCCAGCCGGCGCACCTCGGGTCTGCTGCTGGCCCGCCTGGCCACCATGATCATCATGGTCCCCACCATGGCCTTCCTGCCGCTGTTCATGACCCAGGCCTTTGCCGCCAGCGCGGTGCAGATCGGGGTGGTGATTTCGGTGCGCACCCTGATCAACGCGGTGCTGCAGGGGGTCGGGGGGCGCCTGGCCGACCGGCATGACAAGCCGACGCTGCTGCGGATCGGTTGTTTGCTTATGAGCGGGGTGATGATTCTGATTCCGTTAGCCGGCAACTTCTGGAGTCTGCTGCTGCTTTTCGTGGTCCTGGGGCTGGCGGAGGCCATCATCTGGCCCACCCTGGGGGCGCTGGCCACCGAAGAAGGGCGCAAGTACGGCCAGGGCACCATGATGGGGGTCTACAACCTGGCCATGAGCGGTGGGGTACTGACCGGCGCCCTGGCGGCGGGGATTGCCACCGACTGGTTGGGAATTAAATGGTCCTTTCCGCTCATCGGCATCGTCGTGCTGGGTCTGACCATGTTTGCCATCGGCACCATCGCCGCCCACCGGCAGCAGCCGGCTGTTGCCGGGAGTTAGCAGGGCCAAAAGTGGGCGGGTTCAGACGGCGGTTCAGATCCCCAAGATGGCAAAGATCAGGCTGCGCAAAGCGAAAATCGGCGGGCCGATGATACTGCCCAGCATGCCGGTGGCCAACAGGGCCAGCAGGATGATGAAACCCACACTTTCCAGCCGGTTGTACTGCATGGCCAGCTCCGGGGGCAGCAGCCCGGAGACGATCCGGCTGCCGTCCAGCGGCGGGATCGGCAACAGGTTGAGCACCATCAGGATCAGGTTGATCAGCACCCCGGCCCCGCCCATGTAAATTAAAGGCAGGCCCAGTAGGGGGGTGGAGGGGTTGAGCATTAGGCCGACTTTCAGCACCAGCCCCCAGAGCAGGGCCATGCCCAGGTTGGCGGCTGGTCCTGCCACCGAAACCAAAATCATATCCCGCCGCGGGTCCCGCAGATTGCGCCAGTTGACCGGTACCGGCTTGGCCCAGCCAAAGATGAAGCCGCCCAGCATCAGCAGAATCCCCGGCACTAAAATGGTGCCCACCGGATCGATATGCTTGATGGGGTTCAAGCTCAATCGCCCCAGCATCTCGGCGGTGGGGTCGCCCAGCCTGCGGGCCATCCAGCCATGGGCCACCTCGTGCACAGTAATGGCAAAGAGCAGGGGCAGGGCCCAGACGGCAATTTTTTGGATCAGGGTAAGTTCGGCCATCATTTTGCTGCGGTTCTCCTAAAAATTATTTTCACTTGCCAGGGCGGCTTGGAGCCGGGGCAGGCACTGTTGTAAAATTTCCCGGTTTGCCAACGGGAGGGTAAGGGTTACCTGGTCATCTTCAAAAGAACGAGTGGGGGCAACACTCCAGCCGTCAGGCAACCGCAGGCGCGCCTGCCAGGTGTTGAACTCCTGCTCGGCGGCGGTCAGTTCCGGATAGCGGCAAGCCGTGAGGTGCCGCATCAGGGCTGCGGTTTGCTGGGGAGCGTTCATCTCCGGGTGATCAAGGATCTCGCGAATTTCCTCGCCGGCCAGAATTTGCCTTATAGACACCCGCCGGCGGCGGGAAAGTTCCCGACAGATCTCGGTCAGTTTCCGCTGGTTGCCGGCACTGAGTTGCAACAGCTCGATCAACTCAAAAATGGTCAGCCGTTCAGGCAGCGACATGGTCAGCATCTCCCGGGCCACCGGCTCCTGCAGCCGCCCCTGGTGCAGGGCCACGGCAAAGGGTTCCTCCAACTCCGCCAGCTCGGCCCAGCGCTTAAGCTGAAAAGGGGTCATGGCCGGTCCCGACAAACGGGACAGCAGGGCGGGCAGTTGCTCTTCAGCCAACAGCTCGAGCACTTTGCGGCCGAACAGGGCCAGTTCCACAACGGTGGGAGCACGTTTGCAGGCAATCGCTTCATGGGCCAGCACCAGCAACTCATCATCGCCGATGGCCGGCGGCAAAACCAGGCAGGGCAGGGCGGTGCAGTTGAACCGCCGCACCGCCAGCCAGGCCCGCCGCTGCCCGCTGAGCAACTGATAAACGTCTCCCCGCGGGTAAACAATGGGGGGGTGCAATAGACCCACCCGCTGAATCGAAACCGCCAGCGCCTCATCGGGCTCTTCCACCGGGATGGGAGAAAACCGCCAGGAGAGGTCGGCGAAATCCAGTTGGGTGGCCAGCACCCGTTGTATTTGTCCTTGCGCGATCATAAAAGCTCTTGCTAATGTTGGCGGGCTGTTAAAGAGTACCGGGGAGCGACCGGAAAAGCAACAGTAAGCGATCACGGGGCACCCCGTGATCGCTTACCCGGTGGCCCCAATGATCACTCATAAGCAACAGGATGAAACAGAGGAGCACAGTGTGGTGATGCGGGTAAGCCTGATAGCGGCCATGACCTTGTGCGGGCGAATCAGCCCGGCCACCATGGGCAGCCGGCAGGATCGCCGTTTCCTGGAGGAAAGCCGGCAGGCCACCGACGCCAGCCTGCTGGGGGCCGGCACCCTGCGCGAGGGGGATGCCGAAATGCGCGGCCCGGGAGGCATTTTACCGGAAAACCGGATCCGGGCCATCATCAGCGCCTCCGGCCGCTTGCCGCTGGAGCAACGGAAAATCTTTCAAATCGGCCCCCGGCCCCTGATCTTTACCGCCGCTGAGCGGGCCAAATCACTGGCTGACCAGGCCGGCCAACGGGCCGAGGTCATTGCCCTGCCGGCCAAAGACGGCTTTCTGGATCTGGCGGCGGCCTGCCGCAAGCTGGCCCGGCGCGGGGTCAAAGAACTGCTGCTGGAAGGTGGCGGCACCCTGAACTTTCACGCCCTGCGGCAGAGGATAGTGGATGAACTGCTGGTTACCATCGCCCCCAAGCTTTCCGGCCACCGGGCCGCCATCTCCCTTGCGGACGGCGCCGAACCCCTGGGCGATCCCTTTCTGGATCTGCAATTGCTATCCTGCCACCCCACCTTAAACGGTGAACTGTTCTGCCGCTACCGAGTCAACAAAAACTGAACAAGCTTGGCAGGGTGATCGGCTAAAGCAAGGTGGGCCGGAAAAATCAAAAAAATAAGGAGAACCGACCAATGTCCAAACAGGAGCTTGCCATCCTTTTTTCCGGCGGTACCGATTCCCTGGCGGTTTATGCCCTGGCCGCCCTGGGTCGGCATCCGGAGCTGCCCCGGCCGGTGAAGATCCACCTGCTGCACATGCTCAACGGCATGAGCCGGTTCCATGATTTCCCTCGCCAGCGCTTTGCGGCGGCCCAGGAAATTCTGGCCACAAAAAGCATGCAGCCGGAAAAGATGCCGGCGGCGGAAATGGTGGAGCTGGATTCGGGCCGCCTCTTTCAAGGCCTGTGGCTAGACCGCTACGAAGAGTTGATGCCGCGCTACAACGGCAAAAACCTGGTCTGCGTGGCCTGCAAGGTGGCCATGCACACCAAGGCAATTCTCTACTGCACCGAAAATCTGGTACCGGTCCTGGCCGCCGGTTATGCCAAGCGGCAAGACTACTACCCGGAACAGACCCCGGTGTTCATGGAAAAAATCGCTGCTCTCTCGGACCATTTCGGCATTCGCACCATCTTCCCGGTCTTTGAGGATTTCGACCACGAGCAGATCACCCGCCACGTGCTGGAAGATTTCGGCCTGCCCTCCACCGGCGGCGGCGAGCGCAAGTGCCTGTTCTGCCAGACCCTGACCACCGCCACGGAAAAGGAGATCGGCGCTTATCTCGACGAGATGATCCCCCGGGCCGGGGAATATATCGAACACAAACTGCATGGCCGGATACGGGAAGCGGCCGGCGTTTTCCCACCAGGCCGGTAAACCGTGAAGATTGGCCGCTTCGAGTCGCCGTTGTGGCTTTGCCGAAGGTTTGCCCTGCGTTAAACCGGCAGGTAATTATTTTTGAGGGAATGGTTGATGAGCGTCAACGCCGAGCAGATTCAGTTGGAGGAGTCCTGGAAGAACCTGCTGCTGGAGGAATTCGCCCAGCCCTACATGCAGCAACTGCGGGAGTTTCTGCTGCAAGAGAAGAGGGCCGGCAAGGTGATCTACCCGCCCGGCGGCGAGATGTTCAACGCCCTTAACCTCACCCACTTTGCCGACGTCAAGGTGGTGATCCTGGGTCAGGACCCTTACCATGGCCCGGGCCAGGCCCACGGCCTTTGTTTTTCGGTACGCCCCGGCACTGCGGTACCGCCCTCGCTGCTCAACATTTACAAGGAACTGCAAAGCGATGTCGGCTTTTCTCCCCCCAACCACGGCTATTTGCAAAGCTGGACCCGGCAGGGCGTGCTGCTGCTCAACGCCACCCTCAGCGTCGAGCGGGGCAAGGCCGGCTCCCACCAGGGCAAGGGCTGGGAAAGATTCACCGACCGCATTGTCGCCCTGCTCAACGAACAGGGCGAACACTTGGTCTTTCTGCTCTGGGGCAGTTACGCCCAGAAAAAGGGGGCCATCATCGACACCCGGCGCCACTTGGTGCTGCGGGCCCCGCACCCCTCACCGCTGTCGGCCAACCGGGGCTTTTTCGGCTGCCGCCATTTTTCCAAGGCCAACCAATACCTGACCGCCAACGGCAAAACCCCCATCAACTGGCAGATCCCCGCCGAGGCAAGTCTTTGAACGGTTTCTTCAAGGTCGGTTGTGTTGTCAATTTTGATGGCATCCGTAACATGTTTGAAATTGTCCACGATGTGGGTTACTATAGCTATAGATACCCACATTAAGGAGGGTGTGTCATGAGAACAATTCAGATGACCTTGGATGATAATCTTGTTAAGGCGGTCGACCGTGTTTCAAAGGAACTCCACACAAGTAGGTCCGCCTTTACCAGGAAGGCCCTGCAGGATGCTCTGGCCCGTTATAAAAACGAACAACTGGAGCTGAAACATCGTCGTGGTTACGAACAAAATCCGGTTGCCGACGACGAGTTTTCGGTTTGGGAAGACGAGCAGGCATGGGGTGATGAATGAAGCGAGGGGAAATACGCTGGTATAAATTCGCGGCACCGGATAAAAAACGGCCCGTCCTCATCCTGACCCGTGACAGCGTGTTGGAGTACCTGGGTGAGGTTACCATCGCGCCTATCACAACCACCGTGCGCGATATTCCATCGGAAGTGTTTCTTTCGGCGGTCAACGATGGTGTGCCCAGGGATTGTGCCCTTAATTGTGACCACTTGCAGACCGTCTCAAAGGGGAAAATCGGCCCACTGGTCACATCTCTCCCCCGGAACAAGATGTTAGAGGTCGGACGAGCAATCCGCTTTGCACTCGATATTTGATGTTGGCTAACCTTGGCTCACCCCGGCCTCGCCGAAGGTGGCCATCTCGTGCATGATTTTCAGGCCGGCCTCCACCAGGCCCATGGCCAAGGCGGCAGCGCTGGAGATAAAGCCATCCACCACCGGCACCCGGCTTCTGGCCGCCTCCAGAATTTCCCCGCAGAGGGCCGCCGAGGGGAATGTTTTTTTAGGCCGATTCGCTACCCACAAACCGCAGCTTGTGGGAGACGGACGCCGACCTGCAGCAGTTGTTCAAAGTCCGCTTCCGGAAGCGGCTTGCTGAAGAAATAGCCCTGAAACCCGTGGCACCCATGACGGCGCAGGAAGTCCGATTGGCCTTCGGTCTCCACCCCCTCTGCGACAACTTCCAGTCCCAGGGCCTGGCCCATGGCAATAATTGCTCTGGTGATGGCGGTGTCCTGTGGGGTGGTTTCCAGGTCACCGATAAAAGAGCGGTCGATCTTGAGTTGGTCCAGCGGCAAATGTTTCAGCTTGGCCAGCGAAGAGTGACCGGTACCGAAATCGTCCATCGCAAAACCGATACCGTCTTCCCGCAGGGCGCACATTTTGGCGATGGTGTCGTCAATGTCTGACAGCACCAGGCTCTCGGTTAGCTCCAGCTTGAGCCGGTGGGGCTCAAGACTGGAATCGGCGACAATGGTCCGAACCTCATCGACAAATGTTTGCTGCTGGAACTGGCGGGCGCTTACATTGACGGCCAGTTGCCAGTCGGCACCGATATACCGGCGCCAGCGGGTGGCGGCGGCGCAGGCCTGTTGCAGGACCCGGCGTCCGATGCTCAGGATCAGCCCGTTGGTCTCAGCCAAGGGAATGAAATGCCCCGGTGCGATCAAACCCTGTCGGGGGTGGTGCCAGCGAACCAGGGCCTCGGCGCCGACGATGTGGCCGTTGCCGTCGGTTTGCGGCTGGTAATGCAAGACCAGTTCATCCTGGTGTAAAGCCTGGCGTAAATCCTGAAGCATGGCCTCGCTTTCTTCAAGAGCGATCTGTATGGCCGGGTCGAAAAAGCGGATATTACCCGGCCCGGCCTCCTTGGCATGACACATGGCGGTATCAGCGTAGCGCAGCAGGTCAACGGCACTCTCCTCCTGGCCGCGGAACAACACCACACCAAAACCAGCGCTCAAATGGAAATCCCGGTCCATTTCGTATTCGGAGCCGCAGATGGGGGCGGTGATCGTCCGGCGAATCTTTTCCGCCAAACGGCCCGCCCTGGTTACGGCCAGTTCAGCATTGTCGGACAGATTGAGAAACAGGACGGCGAACTCATCACCCCCCCGGCGGGCAATGGTGTCGCAGGCGCGAACCACGGTGCGCAAGCGGGCGGCGACAATTTGCAACAGTTGGTCACCTACCCGGCTGCCCCATAGATCATTGATACCTTTGAACCGATCCAGGTCCAGCAACAACATGGCACAGTAACAGCCGCTACGGGCCGAAACGGCACCGGCCTGCTCCAGACGGTCATAGAACAGGTGACGATTAGCCAGTCCGGTCAGGCGGTCGTAAAATGTCAGCCGGTGGATTTCCGCCTCCAGCGTTGCCAGCTTATCTGGCGAACAACAACCGGAATCCGCGGTTGGCGTGGCCGGCGAAGCCTGATTGACAATATGATGGGAACTGTTCACGTAGCACCTCCAATGCCGGGAATTATAAACTGCCGGAATACGTTTACTTGCGTTGTGGTCATCGAGTCAAAGCGGTGCGTACTTTGGCGGCTAGTTCTTCCATGCTGAACGGTTTCTGGATAAAATTGACCTGCTCAAGGTCCAGTTTAACCTGGTCGGCGACGGTGGCGGAAAGGTAGCCGGACATATAAAGGCAGCGCAGTTCAGGTCGCTGAGTTTGCAGTTGGGCGGCCAGCAGGTGACCGTACATTTCCGGCAGCACCAGGTCGGTGAGCAGCAGGTCGATCTCCGGTTGTTCGCCTGCAATTTGCAACGCTTCGGAAGGGTGGGCTGCGCTGAATACCCGATAACCCAGCCGAGTCAGGATCGTTTCCGCCATGGTCAGGATCGCTTTTTCATCCTCCACTAATAAAATGGTTTCCTGACCTCCCGGCAGGGCGCTGTTGGTTTTGATGGGTTCGGGACCGGCACTTTCCCGGCTGCGGGGCAGGTAAAGACGGAACACGGTGCCCTGCCCGGGCTCACTGTATACATTGATGCAACCGTGATTCTGGCGCACAATGCCATAAACGGTGGCCAGCCCCAGACCGGTCCCCTTACCCTGCTCCTTGGTGGTGAAAAAGGGTTCGAAAATCTGGGCCAGAGTTTTGGCATCCATGCCGCAACCGTCATCGCTGACGGTCAGCAACACGTAGTCACCCGGTTTGGTGCCGGCGGTGGCGGCACAGTATGTGGCGTCCAGGCTGACGTTTTTGCTGGTGAGAGTAATGCGGCCGGGGCCGTTGATAGCGTCGCGGGCGTTGATTACCAGATTGGCCAGCATCTGATCAACCTGGGAGGGATCAATACGCACCGGCCAGATCTCTTCCCCCCGTTTCCATTCCAGGGTGATATCTTCGCCGATTAAACGTTGCAGCATCCGGAGCATACTGCCGACGGTTTCATTGAGGTCGATCACTTTGGGGATGGCTGGCTGCCGACTGGCAAAAGCCAGCAACTGGCGGGTCAGGGCGGCCGAGCGGAGACCTGCCTGGCGGATCGCCCGCAAGTTCTCAAGTTGGGGATCGTCCGGCGCCATCTCTGCCGCCATAATGTCGCAGAAACCGATTACCCCTTGCAGCATGTTATTAAAATCATGAGCCACCCCGCCGGCCAAACGGCCGACGGATTCCAGCTTCTGCGCCTGGTGTAACTGTTTTTCCAGGGTGGCTTTCTCTTCCAGGTTTCGCGCCCGTTCTCGCAGATGCTGCTGGGACTGGGCCATTTGGGCGGCGATCAACCGCGCGGCGTTATTGAGTTCGTCGATTTCGTCAATTTGCCGGGTCTGCTCCAGCAACTGCCGACCTTCTTCATCCACCAGGCTACCCCGGAAACCAGCCAGCATCTGGCGCAAATTATTGACGATCAGCCGTTTGAAACAGAAGGTAAAGATGCTGTACAAG
This window encodes:
- a CDS encoding response regulator; the encoded protein is MVKILLVEDNEMNRDMLSRRLRRRGFEVLEAVDGRQGLSMATAIIPDLILMDLSLPELDGWETTRLLRAQRETATLPIIALTAHAQDSDRRKALAIGCDEFETKPIDLRRLLSKIDKLLHKAAAAPEP
- a CDS encoding Hsp20/alpha crystallin family protein, encoding MDERSKRILLEKGMNRMARELGRRGINPMAGAWSVPTDIFETDQEFVVCLELAGVDPTAIQVIAEETRLTVSGERKYNFPAEVRRVHQLEIERGHFEKRISLPWPIDVAAAGTEFRQGFLVITMPKQRRRVTIPVSAG
- the lon gene encoding endopeptidase La, which codes for MTDDKKDMEQPEAEREIVNEPQESPEQKGKKNNPANLPVPEELPVLPLHGFVFFPGMGFPMQISHPSSQQLVDETIIKDRLVAVVTHRRLEEEEDETARPSEALPEIPATPKGENLYSMGVVGYMHKLIKSDDGVYQVLISAVKKLRIVEYTQHTPYLQARVEVVPMEESMDQESEAMLLNIRNQFKKMADLGGVPKELGMTVAALTNPFYIAYLVVSQVGLSMEEEEAVLEIEDLKALLNRVGHELNKKLETLEMSHKIQKGIKQDMDKKQREFFLREQLKAIRKELGEDDENIDLKDLRERLEASDLPEEPKKTAEKELDRLNRISPSSPEYTVSRTYLDWLIDLPWQTCTEDNLDLKRAQEVLDADHYGLDDIKKRIIEFLAVRKLKHDMHGPILCFAGPPGVGKTSLGQSIARSMGRKFVRISLGGVRDEAEIRGHRRTYIGALPGRIIQSLRKAGSCNPLFMLDEIDKLGMDFRGDPSSALLEVLDPEQNFSFSDHYLEIPFDLSRVMFITTANLLDNIPGPLRDRMEVIELSGYTEEEKMHIARRHLVPKQLEAHAISEDDLRLSDQALAGIIRSYTREAGVRNLERKIGGVCRGVARKIVEGHSGLIEVGPDDLAEYLGPPQFFSESKARTWGPGLATGLAWTPVGGDLLFIETARMKGKGNLSLTGKLGEVMKESANAALTYIRSHTDKLGLDEKIFADNDLHVHVPEGAIPKDGPSAGVAMVVSLASQLMGRPVRREVAMTGEITLRGDVLPVGGIKEKVLAAVRADISEVILPKLNEKDLTELPESARKKVKFHLVHDINEALEKALEPDD
- a CDS encoding mechanosensitive ion channel family protein, yielding MDDFFGTGDQAGQLLQQFMEMTLSFAPKIVLALATLLVGLWLINRLVNLLARKLESKDPTLVKFLCSFAGVTLKILLLISVASMVGVATTSFIAVIGAAGLAVGLALQGSLANFAGGVLILIFKPFKVGDTIEAQGFLGAVAEIQILYTVVNTFDNRRIVIPNGSLANSAVVNVGIYDKRRCDMTFGIHYDDDIDQAKEICRRLVEEDPRSLAEPEPRICVGGLGDSSVDLIVRAWVPTDDLWPYYWDMQEKVKKAFDAEGITIPFPQRDVHFYQEKPAA
- a CDS encoding MFS transporter — protein: MPYRLLLPLLFAVFTALLGIGIIVPVMPVFATSLGASGLALGFIIASFSITRGVCQPVVGILSDRWGRKGFMLAGLLVFGTVGLLIPLATSVENLVLIRALHGVGSAMIVPVAMAYVSDLAPMGEEGRYMGLLNSAIFAGIGSGPLLGGIFTDLWGMAAAFHAMAALSFLALVLVLLQVPAMAVDPERAGNGDGLFTAMAKMLASRRTSGLLLARLATMIIMVPTMAFLPLFMTQAFAASAVQIGVVISVRTLINAVLQGVGGRLADRHDKPTLLRIGCLLMSGVMILIPLAGNFWSLLLLFVVLGLAEAIIWPTLGALATEEGRKYGQGTMMGVYNLAMSGGVLTGALAAGIATDWLGIKWSFPLIGIVVLGLTMFAIGTIAAHRQQPAVAGS